The Fundulus heteroclitus isolate FHET01 chromosome 13, MU-UCD_Fhet_4.1, whole genome shotgun sequence genome contains a region encoding:
- the dazl gene encoding deleted in azoospermia-like isoform X3, whose amino-acid sequence MKVEENEMWDFFTRYGNVKEVKIITYRGGVCKGYGFVYFNEDVNIQSIIEQQIIFKGRKLKLGPAIMKQRIPRSIPTRLVGPTPWISPNHYICCGCCSPVGGGLPQPAPVFSGGSPYNQPFSYSSFGEVMLPQIPMSYTQSPYPYQYTPAPWTPDQRTQPFHQSFVDSGVQTMLNVL is encoded by the exons ATGAAG gtggaggaaaatgaaATGTGGGACTTCTTTACAAGATATGGCAACGTCAAGGAAGTAAAAATCATTACATACCGGGGAGGGGTGTGCAAAGG CTACGGCTTTGTGTACTTTAATGAAGATGTCAACATTCAGTCAATCATTGAG CAACAGATCATTTTTAAGGGGCGCAAACTCAAGCTGGGACCTGCAATCATGAAGCAACGGATCCCAA gaTCCATACCCACCCGCCTGGTTGGACCTACTCCTTGGATAAGTCCTAACCATTATATCTGCTGTGGGTGCTGCTCACCTGTGGGAGGAGGGCTTCCACAGCCTGCACCTGTCTTCAGCGGAGGCAGCCCCTATAATCAG CCTTTCTCCTACAGCAGCTTCGGCGAAGTGATGCTTCCACAGATACCGATGAGCTACACACAGAGTCCCTACCCCTATCAG TACACCCCAGCTCCCTGGACCCCGGACCAAAGGACTCAACCTTTCCATCAG AGCTTTGTGGACTCTGGAGTCCAGACTATGCTGAATGTGCTGTAG
- the dazl gene encoding deleted in azoospermia-like isoform X2 has protein sequence MDINKPRTISQSVSSFKLPNGYVLPEGRLTPNTLFVGGIDMKVEENEMWDFFTRYGNVKEVKIITYRGGVCKGYGFVYFNEDVNIQSIIEQQIIFKGRKLKLGPAIMKQRIPRSIPTRLVGPTPWISPNHYICCGCCSPVGGGLPQPAPVFSGGSPYNQPFSYSSFGEVMLPQIPMSYTQSPYPYQYTPAPWTPDQRTQPFHQSFVDSGVQTMLNVL, from the exons aTG GATATCAACAAGCCCAGAACCATCAGCCAGAGTGTATCTTCATTCAAGCTGCCTAATGGATACGTCCTGCCTGAGGGTAGACTGACCCCTAACACCCTGTTTGTGGGTGGAATCGACATGAAG gtggaggaaaatgaaATGTGGGACTTCTTTACAAGATATGGCAACGTCAAGGAAGTAAAAATCATTACATACCGGGGAGGGGTGTGCAAAGG CTACGGCTTTGTGTACTTTAATGAAGATGTCAACATTCAGTCAATCATTGAG CAACAGATCATTTTTAAGGGGCGCAAACTCAAGCTGGGACCTGCAATCATGAAGCAACGGATCCCAA gaTCCATACCCACCCGCCTGGTTGGACCTACTCCTTGGATAAGTCCTAACCATTATATCTGCTGTGGGTGCTGCTCACCTGTGGGAGGAGGGCTTCCACAGCCTGCACCTGTCTTCAGCGGAGGCAGCCCCTATAATCAG CCTTTCTCCTACAGCAGCTTCGGCGAAGTGATGCTTCCACAGATACCGATGAGCTACACACAGAGTCCCTACCCCTATCAG TACACCCCAGCTCCCTGGACCCCGGACCAAAGGACTCAACCTTTCCATCAG AGCTTTGTGGACTCTGGAGTCCAGACTATGCTGAATGTGCTGTAG
- the dazl gene encoding deleted in azoospermia-like isoform X1, translating into MDINKPRTISQSVSSFKLPNGYVLPEGRLTPNTLFVGGIDMKVEENEMWDFFTRYGNVKEVKIITYRGGVCKGYGFVYFNEDVNIQSIIEQQIIFKGRKLKLGPAIMKQRIPRSIPTRLVGPTPWISPNHYICCGCCSPVGGGLPQPAPVFSGGSPYNQVDFPCLPFSYSSFGEVMLPQIPMSYTQSPYPYQYTPAPWTPDQRTQPFHQSFVDSGVQTMLNVL; encoded by the exons aTG GATATCAACAAGCCCAGAACCATCAGCCAGAGTGTATCTTCATTCAAGCTGCCTAATGGATACGTCCTGCCTGAGGGTAGACTGACCCCTAACACCCTGTTTGTGGGTGGAATCGACATGAAG gtggaggaaaatgaaATGTGGGACTTCTTTACAAGATATGGCAACGTCAAGGAAGTAAAAATCATTACATACCGGGGAGGGGTGTGCAAAGG CTACGGCTTTGTGTACTTTAATGAAGATGTCAACATTCAGTCAATCATTGAG CAACAGATCATTTTTAAGGGGCGCAAACTCAAGCTGGGACCTGCAATCATGAAGCAACGGATCCCAA gaTCCATACCCACCCGCCTGGTTGGACCTACTCCTTGGATAAGTCCTAACCATTATATCTGCTGTGGGTGCTGCTCACCTGTGGGAGGAGGGCTTCCACAGCCTGCACCTGTCTTCAGCGGAGGCAGCCCCTATAATCAGGTGGATTTCCCATGTCTG CCTTTCTCCTACAGCAGCTTCGGCGAAGTGATGCTTCCACAGATACCGATGAGCTACACACAGAGTCCCTACCCCTATCAG TACACCCCAGCTCCCTGGACCCCGGACCAAAGGACTCAACCTTTCCATCAG AGCTTTGTGGACTCTGGAGTCCAGACTATGCTGAATGTGCTGTAG